A part of Denitratisoma oestradiolicum genomic DNA contains:
- a CDS encoding type II restriction endonuclease encodes MTDSVGTLITRWKDDPRSTFSTWFLWSERLKNFRSIRRGIAEVVRDIEAGTFGNAYRGSSLETVVASIAEQRQIFKGADHAFLWKPKLRIPDIYEHPENQKAFARLLHTCNCCDTEEAILQAINQIDSLAIKGLGPAVANLLYFIHPTLVLPFNTAIVNGYNALTGAKVKLGRWDHYLAMRQGALALNGRYRQMLSNDLGALAGLLFDVGNKRYPVPPLDGDEAAELAWRQDLMRVREESAAQSKAATSASAGDQSHTQIQGCLRDIGLAMGFGVWIAANDRNRAHETGVLGDGCLTALPDHLSTVSGAESVRMIDVIWLDRTTGNVIAAFEVEHTTSIYSGIVRLLDLAYGNELRTCEALFLVAPDGRENDVLQQIRRPAFSKIGELNFRYLPYGELLGQQKAIVRFGSGLKPIFSISKSLSR; translated from the coding sequence ATGACTGACTCCGTCGGTACGCTCATCACCCGTTGGAAGGACGATCCCCGCAGCACTTTTTCGACCTGGTTTTTGTGGTCGGAACGTCTCAAAAACTTTCGCTCCATCCGTCGTGGTATTGCCGAAGTCGTCCGGGATATCGAGGCCGGCACCTTTGGCAATGCCTATCGCGGTTCCTCGCTGGAAACGGTTGTGGCATCGATTGCCGAGCAGCGGCAAATCTTCAAGGGGGCAGACCACGCTTTCCTGTGGAAGCCAAAACTGCGGATTCCCGATATCTACGAGCATCCCGAGAACCAGAAAGCCTTCGCCCGCCTGCTGCATACCTGCAATTGCTGCGATACCGAGGAGGCCATCCTCCAGGCCATCAACCAGATTGACTCCCTCGCCATCAAGGGATTGGGGCCTGCGGTCGCAAATCTGCTGTATTTTATTCACCCGACCTTGGTCCTGCCGTTCAATACCGCCATCGTCAACGGATATAACGCACTGACCGGTGCCAAGGTGAAACTCGGTCGGTGGGATCACTATCTGGCGATGCGGCAGGGCGCTCTCGCTCTGAATGGCCGTTATCGACAGATGCTGTCCAATGATCTGGGTGCCTTGGCCGGCTTGCTGTTCGATGTCGGCAACAAGCGTTATCCCGTACCGCCGCTTGATGGCGACGAGGCTGCCGAACTGGCATGGCGGCAGGATTTGATGCGGGTCCGTGAAGAATCCGCTGCGCAATCCAAAGCGGCCACGTCCGCGTCGGCGGGTGATCAATCCCATACCCAGATTCAAGGGTGTCTTCGCGATATCGGATTGGCGATGGGGTTTGGGGTCTGGATTGCCGCCAACGACCGCAACCGTGCCCACGAGACGGGTGTCCTGGGCGATGGTTGCCTGACTGCGTTGCCGGATCATCTGTCCACTGTGTCGGGCGCCGAGTCGGTGAGAATGATCGACGTGATCTGGCTGGACAGGACGACTGGCAACGTCATCGCAGCCTTTGAGGTGGAGCACACGACATCCATTTATTCGGGCATCGTCCGCCTTCTGGATTTGGCCTATGGCAATGAACTTCGGACATGCGAAGCTTTGTTCCTGGTGGCACCGGATGGCCGCGAAAACGACGTCTTGCAACAGATTCGCCGACCGGCATTTTCCAAGATCGGGGAGCTGAATTTCCGGTATCTGCCCTATGGCGAGTTGCTCGGTCAACAAAAAGCCATTGTCCGCTTTGGCTCGGGACTGAAGCCGATATTTTCCATCTCAAAATCCCTGTCTCGGTAA
- a CDS encoding methyltransferase family protein yields the protein MTPENYDYGLWSLVLINSVFFILFAASFFKPQSKQDWRTLGMFSAFIVALFTEMYGFPLTIYLLSGWLTERFPDINWLSHDAGHLPEMIFGWKGNPHFGPFHLLSSAFILGGFWLLSSAWPVLYRAQRAGKLACSGPYQWVRHPQYAAFILVMIGFLFQWPTLITLMLFPILVIIYVRLSKREEQQAREAFGDAYQAYAQATPGWWPLWSGLLNSQRN from the coding sequence ATGACGCCCGAGAACTACGATTACGGCCTGTGGTCCCTGGTGCTGATCAACTCGGTCTTCTTCATTCTGTTCGCCGCCAGCTTCTTCAAGCCGCAGTCGAAACAGGACTGGCGAACGCTTGGCATGTTCTCGGCTTTCATCGTCGCGCTCTTCACCGAGATGTACGGCTTCCCGCTGACGATCTACCTGTTGTCCGGATGGCTGACTGAACGTTTCCCCGACATCAACTGGCTATCCCATGATGCGGGTCATCTACCGGAGATGATCTTCGGCTGGAAAGGCAATCCTCATTTCGGACCGTTCCACCTGCTCTCCAGCGCCTTCATCCTGGGCGGCTTTTGGCTGCTGTCCTCCGCCTGGCCGGTGCTGTACCGCGCACAGCGCGCCGGCAAGCTGGCCTGTAGCGGCCCATACCAGTGGGTCCGGCATCCTCAGTACGCTGCCTTCATTCTGGTCATGATCGGATTTCTATTCCAGTGGCCGACCTTGATTACTCTGATGCTGTTTCCCATTCTGGTAATCATCTACGTCCGACTGTCCAAGCGGGAAGAGCAGCAGGCCCGGGAGGCTTTCGGTGACGCCTACCAAGCCTATGCGCAGGCGACCCCGGGGTGGTGGCCCCTTTGGAGCGGCCTGCTGAATAGCCAACGCAACTAG
- a CDS encoding efflux RND transporter permease subunit: MLANIIDWSGRNRFLVLLATLFIILWGVFAVLRTPIDALPDLSDVQVIVYTEYPGQAPKVVEDQVTYPLTTAMLSVPKSKVVRGFSFFGASFVYIIFEDGTDIYWARSRVLEYLNFASSRMPKGVTPSLGPDATGVGWVYQYALLAKDKTLAELRTIQDWYVRYQLTKAHGVAEVASIGGFVQTYQVTVDPVKLRAYGIPLMKVAQVIRDSNRDVGGRVVEMAETEYMVRGEGYLTGRGDIEMLVVKSDKGTPVLIRDIARVELAPDERRGLTELNGEGEVVSGIAMARYGQNALEVIHNLKAKIAEIGPGLPEGVTVQTVYDRSELIHRAIDTLKRTLLEESIIVALVCIVFLLHVRSALVAILMLPVGVLIAFIAMRSLGMNSNLMSLGGIAIAIGAMIDAAIVMIENAHKHLERLPEGHSTSDRADAMLAACKEVGPALFFSLLIITVSFLPVFSLEGQEGRLFSPLAYTKTFSMAGAALLSITLVPVLMMLFIRGKIMPEAKNPVNRFLIWVYRPIIAGVMRWKKMTIALALLALGVSIYPAAKLGSEFMPTLNEGTLLYMPASLPGMSITKAAELMQTQNKIIKSFPEVSSVYGKAGRANTATDPAPTEMFETVINLKPESEWRPGMTTDKLIAELDKALQFPGVANAWTMPIKARIDMLSTGIRTPIGIKVFGKDLGEMEKLAKQIEAAVKAVPGTTSAFAERITGGFYINIKPDREQLARYGLAIGDLQDVIGTALGGEMVTTTVEGRERFGVTVRYPRELRSDPEQIAREVLVPTMAGAMIPLGQLAKVEVAKGAPSIRTENALLSAYIYVDIRDRDIGGYVADAKKAVAENVKFPPGYYVTWSGQFEYMERAIEKMKVVIPVTLLSIFLLLYLNFKRLTETFIVMLSVPFALVGGVWLMWLLNYNLSVAVAVGFIALAGVAAETGVVMLIYLDHAWEAVKKKSALAGRQPGAEDLYAAVMEGAVERVRPKMMTVVAIMAGLLPIMWGTGTGSEVMSRIAAPMVGGMISSTVLTLAVIPAIYALVKEWRLKRGSEGVPIVGADR; encoded by the coding sequence ATGCTAGCCAATATCATCGACTGGTCGGGCCGGAACCGCTTCCTGGTTCTTCTCGCCACGCTGTTCATCATCCTCTGGGGCGTTTTCGCCGTGCTGCGGACGCCGATTGACGCGCTGCCGGATCTTTCCGACGTGCAGGTCATCGTCTATACCGAGTACCCCGGCCAGGCGCCGAAGGTGGTCGAGGATCAGGTGACCTATCCCTTGACCACCGCCATGCTGTCGGTGCCGAAATCCAAGGTGGTGCGAGGCTTCTCCTTCTTCGGTGCGTCCTTCGTCTACATCATTTTCGAGGACGGTACCGATATCTACTGGGCACGCTCGCGTGTGCTCGAATATCTTAATTTTGCGTCAAGCCGCATGCCCAAGGGCGTCACGCCGTCGCTCGGGCCGGATGCCACCGGGGTTGGCTGGGTCTATCAGTACGCGCTGCTGGCCAAGGACAAGACGCTGGCCGAGTTACGTACCATTCAGGACTGGTATGTGCGCTACCAACTGACTAAGGCGCACGGCGTTGCCGAAGTCGCCTCGATAGGTGGTTTCGTCCAGACCTATCAGGTCACGGTCGATCCTGTGAAGTTGCGCGCTTACGGCATCCCGCTAATGAAGGTCGCTCAGGTGATCCGCGACTCCAATCGCGACGTCGGTGGCCGGGTTGTGGAGATGGCCGAGACCGAATACATGGTGCGCGGCGAGGGCTATCTCACAGGCCGTGGCGATATCGAGATGCTGGTCGTCAAGAGCGACAAGGGCACGCCAGTGCTGATCCGTGACATCGCCCGCGTCGAACTGGCGCCGGACGAGCGGCGCGGCCTGACCGAACTCAATGGCGAGGGTGAAGTGGTGTCTGGCATCGCCATGGCCCGCTATGGTCAGAATGCGCTGGAAGTCATCCATAACCTGAAAGCCAAGATCGCCGAAATCGGTCCAGGCCTGCCCGAGGGGGTGACGGTGCAGACCGTCTACGACCGCTCGGAGCTGATCCACCGCGCCATCGACACCCTCAAGCGAACGCTGCTTGAGGAGTCGATCATCGTCGCTTTGGTCTGCATCGTCTTCCTGCTGCATGTGCGCAGCGCCCTGGTCGCCATCCTGATGCTGCCGGTCGGCGTGCTGATCGCCTTCATCGCCATGCGCTCGCTGGGCATGAACTCCAACCTGATGAGCCTGGGCGGTATCGCCATCGCCATTGGCGCCATGATTGACGCCGCCATCGTCATGATCGAAAACGCACACAAGCATCTGGAGCGTTTGCCCGAAGGACATTCGACCAGCGATCGCGCCGATGCGATGCTCGCAGCATGTAAGGAGGTCGGACCTGCACTGTTTTTCTCGCTGCTCATCATCACCGTTTCCTTCCTGCCGGTCTTCAGCCTTGAAGGGCAGGAGGGGCGATTGTTCTCGCCGTTGGCCTACACCAAGACCTTCTCCATGGCCGGCGCCGCCCTGCTGTCGATCACCCTGGTGCCGGTGCTGATGATGCTGTTCATTCGCGGCAAGATCATGCCGGAAGCGAAGAACCCGGTGAACCGCTTCCTGATATGGGTCTATCGACCGATCATTGCCGGGGTGATGCGCTGGAAGAAGATGACCATCGCGCTGGCGCTGCTCGCCCTTGGCGTCTCGATCTATCCGGCCGCAAAGCTCGGTTCCGAGTTCATGCCGACGCTGAATGAGGGAACCCTGCTCTACATGCCAGCGTCCCTGCCGGGCATGTCGATCACCAAGGCAGCGGAGCTCATGCAGACGCAGAACAAGATCATCAAGAGCTTTCCCGAGGTGAGCTCGGTCTACGGCAAGGCCGGTCGCGCCAACACGGCGACCGACCCGGCACCAACCGAAATGTTCGAGACGGTGATCAACCTCAAGCCGGAATCCGAATGGCGCCCCGGCATGACCACCGACAAACTGATTGCCGAACTCGACAAGGCCCTGCAATTCCCCGGCGTGGCCAACGCCTGGACCATGCCGATCAAGGCGCGCATCGACATGCTCTCCACCGGTATTCGCACCCCGATCGGCATCAAGGTTTTCGGCAAGGACCTCGGTGAAATGGAGAAGCTGGCCAAGCAGATCGAAGCTGCCGTGAAAGCCGTTCCCGGCACCACCAGCGCCTTTGCCGAGCGCATTACCGGGGGCTTCTATATCAACATCAAACCGGACCGCGAGCAGCTGGCGCGCTATGGTCTGGCGATTGGCGACTTGCAGGATGTGATCGGTACCGCCCTGGGCGGTGAAATGGTGACCACCACGGTCGAGGGACGGGAGCGGTTCGGCGTCACCGTTCGGTATCCGCGCGAACTGCGCTCCGATCCGGAGCAGATCGCCCGCGAGGTACTGGTGCCGACAATGGCGGGGGCAATGATCCCCTTGGGGCAGCTGGCGAAAGTGGAGGTGGCCAAGGGGGCGCCGTCGATTCGTACCGAGAATGCGCTACTTTCAGCTTACATCTACGTCGACATCCGCGACCGGGACATCGGCGGCTATGTCGCCGACGCAAAGAAGGCCGTGGCGGAAAACGTCAAGTTCCCGCCCGGCTATTACGTCACGTGGAGCGGCCAGTTCGAGTACATGGAGCGGGCCATTGAAAAAATGAAGGTCGTGATCCCGGTGACTCTGTTGTCGATCTTCCTGCTGCTCTACCTCAATTTCAAGCGCCTGACCGAGACCTTCATCGTCATGCTTTCGGTGCCCTTCGCGCTGGTCGGCGGAGTCTGGTTGATGTGGCTGCTCAACTACAACCTGTCGGTGGCGGTGGCGGTCGGCTTCATCGCGCTGGCCGGAGTGGCAGCTGAGACGGGGGTCGTCATGCTGATCTACCTCGATCATGCATGGGAAGCGGTGAAGAAAAAGTCAGCGCTGGCGGGACGGCAACCGGGCGCTGAAGACCTGTATGCAGCCGTGATGGAGGGCGCCGTCGAGCGCGTTCGACCGAAGATGATGACCGTCGTGGCGATCATGGCCGGCCTGTTGCCCATCATGTGGGGCACCGGAACCGGCTCGGAAGTCATGAGCCGCATCGCCGCACCGATGGTCGGCGGCATGATTTCGTCGACGGTACTGACGCTGGCGGTGATTCCGGCGATCTATGCGCTGGTCAAGGAATGGCGCTTGAAGCGCGGAAGCGAAGGGGTACCAATTGTCGGAGCTGATCGATAA
- a CDS encoding DUF2933 domain-containing protein, with product MVNEQPRQEPASETTDHDHRHARKMAWGWWVFAAIALFYLLTEHRAHLFGALPYLLLLACPLMHFFMHGNHDHHGGGNDKDTERKP from the coding sequence ATGGTCAATGAACAACCGCGACAAGAACCGGCATCGGAGACAACGGATCACGATCATCGCCATGCCCGCAAGATGGCGTGGGGTTGGTGGGTCTTTGCCGCTATCGCGCTGTTTTACCTGCTGACCGAACATCGCGCCCACCTGTTTGGAGCGTTGCCCTATTTGCTCCTGCTGGCCTGTCCTTTGATGCACTTCTTCATGCACGGCAACCACGATCACCATGGTGGTGGAAACGACAAGGACACGGAGCGCAAACCATGA
- a CDS encoding c-type cytochrome, producing the protein MRKTVRQKLVAGVLVVAGITAYAQGWQIPKPSPGLIPNSAVGKALYAKNCASCHGIALNGSDKGPPLLHRIYEPSHHADIAFQLAAKNGVRAHHWQFGDMAPVPQVTPDDVAHITAYVRAAQKKVGIQ; encoded by the coding sequence ATGCGCAAAACCGTTCGCCAAAAGCTCGTGGCAGGGGTGCTCGTTGTGGCGGGCATCACAGCATATGCCCAAGGCTGGCAGATACCCAAACCCAGCCCTGGCCTGATACCCAATTCCGCTGTCGGGAAAGCCCTGTATGCGAAAAATTGCGCCTCGTGCCATGGCATCGCGCTGAATGGTTCAGACAAGGGGCCACCGCTCCTGCACCGCATCTATGAGCCGTCGCACCACGCCGACATTGCATTTCAGCTTGCCGCCAAGAATGGCGTGCGTGCCCATCACTGGCAGTTTGGTGACATGGCACCCGTGCCGCAGGTGACACCGGATGATGTGGCACACATTACGGCTTATGTCCGCGCCGCACAGAAGAAGGTCGGAATCCAATAG
- a CDS encoding efflux RND transporter periplasmic adaptor subunit, with protein MRQGSGVVLAAVVAVVAAGGGYWMGTRKGGDHGAAATSAQSAAAPTGESKARKLLYYRNPMGLLDTSPTPKKDPMGMDYVPVYEGEPDNEPAAANQIKISTDKVQKLGVRSETAKLRVLDRVVRAAGRIEPDERRIYAITPKFEGYVERLHVNVTGQPVGKGQPLFEVYSPELVSAQREYAIAAQGIDSLKEAGGEAQRGMRQLAESSLMRLKNWDISEEQLKALAKSGETKRTLTFRSPVAGVVTEKKALQGMRFMPGEALYQVADLSAVWVVADVFEQDIGLVKSGAKATVRINAYPDKAFTGAITYVYPTLNAETRTVPVRVEVANVGQLLKPGMFAQVELPVAAKGSVVTIPTSAVIDSGTRRIVLIQAGEGRFEPREVKLGTRSDTYVEVIDGVKDGEPVVVAANFLIDAESNLKAAVGGFGHASHGGGAAAPGQAAPAAPAAAVGSERREGAKSASADHRTEGKLDAIDLKAGTVTITHGPVATLKWPGMTMDFTLANSGLIGNLKPGASIEFTFIERKPGEWVIVKLAGTGAARPAAHAGH; from the coding sequence ATGAGGCAGGGATCGGGAGTGGTGCTGGCGGCGGTCGTGGCGGTCGTGGCGGCGGGGGGGGGCTATTGGATGGGTACGCGCAAGGGCGGCGACCACGGTGCGGCGGCTACGTCGGCGCAATCGGCGGCGGCACCTACCGGCGAAAGCAAGGCACGCAAGCTGCTCTACTACCGCAATCCAATGGGACTGCTCGATACCTCGCCGACACCCAAGAAGGACCCCATGGGGATGGATTATGTCCCGGTCTATGAAGGCGAACCGGACAATGAACCTGCCGCCGCCAACCAGATCAAGATCAGCACCGACAAGGTGCAGAAGCTCGGCGTCAGGAGCGAAACCGCAAAACTGCGCGTCCTCGACCGCGTCGTCCGCGCCGCCGGCCGCATCGAGCCGGACGAGCGGCGCATCTACGCCATCACGCCCAAGTTCGAAGGCTACGTCGAGCGTCTGCATGTAAACGTCACTGGACAGCCGGTCGGCAAAGGCCAGCCTCTGTTCGAAGTCTACAGTCCGGAACTGGTGTCCGCCCAGCGCGAATACGCGATTGCCGCGCAAGGCATCGATTCGCTGAAGGAAGCTGGAGGCGAGGCGCAGCGCGGCATGCGCCAGTTAGCCGAGTCCAGCCTGATGCGCCTGAAAAACTGGGACATCTCCGAAGAACAGCTCAAGGCGCTGGCCAAGTCCGGTGAGACCAAACGCACGCTGACTTTTCGCTCGCCGGTCGCCGGCGTCGTTACGGAGAAGAAGGCGCTGCAAGGTATGCGTTTCATGCCAGGCGAGGCGCTCTACCAGGTTGCCGACCTCTCGGCCGTCTGGGTGGTGGCCGACGTGTTCGAGCAGGATATCGGCCTGGTCAAGTCTGGCGCCAAGGCGACGGTGCGCATCAACGCCTATCCGGACAAAGCCTTCACGGGGGCCATTACCTACGTCTATCCGACGCTGAATGCCGAGACGCGTACTGTCCCAGTTCGTGTCGAGGTAGCCAATGTCGGCCAACTTCTCAAGCCGGGTATGTTCGCTCAGGTCGAATTGCCAGTGGCTGCCAAGGGCTCAGTGGTGACGATACCCACCTCAGCTGTCATCGATAGCGGGACCCGCCGCATCGTCCTGATCCAGGCCGGAGAAGGTCGGTTTGAACCGCGCGAGGTCAAGCTTGGTACCCGCAGCGATACCTATGTGGAGGTCATCGATGGAGTCAAGGACGGCGAGCCGGTGGTGGTGGCAGCCAATTTCCTGATCGATGCCGAAAGCAACCTCAAGGCGGCGGTTGGTGGCTTTGGTCATGCTTCCCACGGCGGCGGGGCTGCGGCGCCGGGACAAGCAGCACCAGCAGCACCGGCCGCCGCTGTCGGTTCTGAGCGTCGCGAGGGCGCCAAATCAGCCAGCGCCGATCATCGCACCGAGGGGAAACTCGACGCCATTGATCTCAAGGCCGGGACCGTCACCATTACCCATGGCCCGGTTGCCACACTCAAATGGCCCGGCATGACGATGGACTTCACGCTGGCCAATTCCGGCCTGATCGGTAATCTCAAGCCGGGGGCAAGCATCGAATTCACCTTCATCGAACGCAAGCCCGGCGAGTGGGTCATCGTCAAACTGGCGGGAACCGGCGCGGCGCGTCCGGCGGCCCATGCCGGTCACTGA
- a CDS encoding heavy metal translocating P-type ATPase, producing MAHEISEHHHAQEVPSPETSPDSQIDPVCGMTVKPESPHASHYQGMHYRFCSAKCKIKFDAEPARYLAPSPAPAPVAGAEYVCPMHPEVRQPGPGTCPKCGMALEPVLPLLEDDEENAEYRDFRRRFWYSLPLTVFVVALAMLGHQLTSVSPAQRTWLELLLSTPIVLWAGWPFFVRGWQSVVLRSPNMWTLIGLGTGAAFAYSVVATFAPGLFPDSFQAHGRIGVYYEAAAVIISLTLLGQMLELRARSQTSAAIKSLLGLAPKTARRIRADGSEEDVPLNHVHVGDLLRVRPGEKVPVDGEVTEGGSAVDESMLTGEPLPVTKRTGDKVIGATLNTSGSLVIRSEKVGSQTVLAQIIQMVAQAQRSKAPMQRLADVVAGYFVVGVVLIALLSFFAWGLFGGERGWVFGLINSVSVLIIACPCALGLATPMSIMVATGKAATQGILFRDAAAIERLREVDTLIVDKTGTLTEGKPSFERAVAVQAGQEEEILRLAASLDQGSEHPLADAIVQAARAKGLLLDKADQFESSSGIGVRGIVAGRRVVLGNTVLMTQEGIDVAELGIAAEALRQEGASVMYLAADGRLRGLLAVSDPVKQSTPDALAALRQAGMRVIMATGDGVTTALAVGKRLGIDEVHGEVKPADKLALVECLQREGRVVAMAGDGINDAPALAKADVGIAMGTGTDVAMNSAQVTLVKGDLRGIARARELSMATVANMRQNLMFAFLYNALGVPIAAGILYPVFGLVLSPIIAAAAMSLSSVSVVGNALRLRQVS from the coding sequence ATGGCACACGAGATTTCTGAGCATCACCACGCACAAGAGGTGCCATCACCGGAAACGTCCCCGGATTCGCAGATCGATCCGGTTTGCGGCATGACGGTCAAGCCCGAGTCTCCTCATGCATCCCACTACCAGGGGATGCACTACCGGTTTTGCAGCGCCAAGTGCAAAATCAAGTTCGATGCCGAGCCCGCTCGCTATCTGGCTCCGTCGCCGGCACCGGCTCCAGTGGCCGGCGCCGAGTACGTCTGTCCGATGCATCCGGAAGTGCGCCAACCCGGGCCTGGCACCTGTCCCAAATGCGGCATGGCGCTGGAACCGGTTTTGCCATTGCTGGAAGATGACGAGGAAAACGCCGAATACCGGGATTTTCGTCGTCGCTTCTGGTACAGCCTGCCGCTGACGGTCTTCGTCGTTGCACTGGCGATGCTGGGACACCAGTTAACGTCGGTATCGCCGGCCCAGCGAACCTGGCTGGAACTGCTGCTCAGCACGCCGATCGTACTCTGGGCTGGCTGGCCATTTTTCGTGCGCGGCTGGCAATCCGTCGTCTTGCGCAGCCCCAACATGTGGACCTTGATCGGCCTCGGCACCGGGGCTGCCTTCGCCTACAGCGTGGTTGCCACCTTTGCCCCTGGCCTGTTTCCGGACTCGTTCCAGGCTCACGGCCGCATTGGCGTCTATTACGAGGCCGCCGCCGTCATCATTTCCCTCACGCTGCTCGGGCAGATGCTGGAGCTGCGAGCCCGCTCCCAGACCTCGGCGGCGATCAAGTCCCTGTTGGGCCTGGCGCCGAAGACGGCGCGCCGGATCAGGGCGGACGGCAGCGAGGAAGACGTGCCCCTGAATCATGTCCATGTCGGCGATCTGTTGAGGGTCCGGCCCGGCGAGAAAGTGCCGGTGGATGGCGAAGTCACCGAGGGTGGTAGCGCGGTCGATGAGTCAATGCTGACCGGCGAACCGCTACCAGTGACCAAGCGCACGGGCGACAAGGTTATTGGCGCGACGCTCAACACCTCGGGCAGCTTGGTGATCCGCTCCGAAAAAGTCGGCTCCCAAACCGTGCTGGCTCAGATCATCCAGATGGTGGCTCAGGCCCAGCGCTCGAAGGCTCCCATGCAGCGGTTGGCTGACGTGGTCGCGGGTTATTTCGTGGTTGGCGTCGTGTTGATCGCCCTGTTGAGTTTCTTCGCCTGGGGTTTGTTCGGCGGGGAGCGGGGTTGGGTCTTCGGGCTGATCAACAGTGTCTCGGTGCTGATCATCGCCTGTCCCTGCGCCCTGGGCCTGGCCACGCCGATGTCGATCATGGTGGCGACCGGCAAGGCGGCCACCCAAGGCATCCTGTTCCGCGACGCGGCGGCCATCGAGCGCTTGCGCGAAGTGGATACGTTGATCGTCGACAAGACGGGCACCCTGACGGAAGGGAAACCCAGTTTTGAGCGAGCCGTGGCCGTTCAGGCTGGGCAGGAGGAGGAAATCCTGCGCCTGGCCGCCAGTCTCGACCAAGGCAGCGAGCACCCCTTGGCCGACGCCATCGTGCAGGCGGCGCGGGCGAAGGGACTGCTGCTGGACAAAGCCGACCAGTTCGAATCGTCGAGCGGCATCGGCGTGCGCGGTATCGTCGCTGGACGGCGCGTAGTGCTCGGCAATACAGTGCTGATGACTCAGGAAGGCATCGATGTCGCGGAACTTGGAATCGCTGCCGAAGCCCTGCGCCAGGAAGGTGCCAGCGTCATGTACTTGGCGGCCGATGGCCGGCTGCGGGGATTGCTGGCCGTCTCCGATCCGGTCAAGCAGAGTACCCCCGACGCCCTGGCTGCTTTGCGCCAGGCTGGCATGCGGGTCATCATGGCTACCGGCGATGGTGTCACCACCGCACTGGCAGTCGGCAAGCGACTGGGCATCGACGAGGTGCATGGTGAAGTCAAGCCGGCGGACAAACTGGCACTGGTCGAGTGCCTGCAGCGGGAAGGACGGGTTGTAGCAATGGCGGGGGATGGCATCAACGATGCCCCGGCCCTGGCCAAGGCCGATGTCGGCATCGCCATGGGGACGGGAACGGATGTCGCCATGAACAGCGCGCAGGTCACCCTGGTCAAGGGCGATTTGCGGGGCATCGCCCGGGCACGCGAGTTGTCGATGGCCACTGTGGCGAATATGCGGCAGAACCTGATGTTCGCTTTCCTCTATAACGCCCTCGGCGTACCCATCGCCGCCGGCATCCTGTACCCGGTCTTCGGGCTGGTGCTATCGCCGATCATTGCGGCGGCGGCCATGAGCCTGTCGTCTGTCAGCGTCGTAGGCAATGCCTTGCGTCTGCGCCAAGTCTCTTAA